From a single Brassica napus cultivar Da-Ae chromosome C9, Da-Ae, whole genome shotgun sequence genomic region:
- the LOC106449021 gene encoding pentatricopeptide repeat-containing protein At1g56690, mitochondrial, producing MKRVHLILQRSYCAVNSSFQISRLSKVGQINEARKCFDSLGFKAIGSWNSIVSGYFSNGMPTEARHLFDEMPERNIVSWNGLVSGYIKNGMINEAREAFEMMPERNVVSWTAMVKGYVQEGMVAEAETLFWRMPERNEVSWTVMLGGFIDDRRVDDARRLYDMMPVKDVVASTNMIGGLCKEGRVDEARMIFDAMRDRNVITWTSMVTGYCQNNRVDVARKLFEVMPEKTEVSWTSMLLGYTLSGRMEEAEEFFEAMPMKPVIACNAMIVGLGERGEIAKARRVLDSMNERDDATWRGMIKAYERNGFELEALDLFGVMQRQGVRPSFPSLISVLSVCGSLASLEYGRQVHAHLVRCRFDVDVYVASVLMTMYVKCGELVKAKLVFDRFPSKDVIMWNSIISGYASHGLGEEALKVFHEMPSSGTMPNKVTIIAILTACSYAGKVEEGVEIFESMESRFCVAPSVEHYSCTVDMLGRAGRIDEAMKLIETMTIKPDATVWGALLGACRTHSRLDLAEVAATKLFEIEPENAGPYVLLSSINASRANWGDVAEMRKDMRNKNVSKFPGCSWIEVDKKVHTFFRGDIRNHPEKTLISMMLEKTEGLLREAGYSPDCSHVLHDVDEEEKMDNLRLHSERLAVAYGLLKLPEGVPIRVIKNLRVCGDCHAAIKLISKVMEREIILRDANRFHHFKKGVCSCKDYW from the coding sequence ATGAAGAGGGTTCACTTAATCCTGCAAAGAAGCTACTGTGCAGTCAATTCCAGTTTCCAAATCTCTCGCCTCTCAAAGGTCGGCCAAATCAACGAAGCTCGCAAGTGTTTCGATTCACTAGGCTTCAAAGCAATCGGTTCCTGGAACTCCATCGTCTCCGGGTACTTCTCAAACGGCATGCCAACAGAAGCGCGCCACCTGTTTGACGAAATGCCCGAGAGAAACATCGTTTCTTGGAACGGTCTGGTTTCAGGGTATATTAAAAACGGGATGATTAACGAAGCCAGGGAAGCGTTTGAGATGATGCCGGAGAGGAACGTCGTCTCGTGGACGGCGATGGTGAAAGGCTACGTGCAAGAAGGTATGGTCGCTGAAGCGGAGACGTTGTTTTGGAGAATGCCTGAGAGGAATGAGGTTTCTTGGACTGTGATGCTTGGTGGGTTTATCGACGACAGGCGTGTCGACGACGCGCGTAGGTTGTATGATATGATGCCTGTGAAGGATGTTGTGGCGAGTACCAACATGATTGGTGGGTTGTGTAAAGAAGGTAGAGTAGATGAGGCTAGGATGATTTTTGATGCTATGAGGGATAGGAATGTGATTACTTGGACGAGTATGGTTACTGGTTATTGTCAGAATAACCGGGTGGATGTTGCTAGAAAGCTGTTTGAAGTGATGCCGGAGAAGACTGAGGTTTCTTGGACTTCAATGCTTTTGGGGTATACACTGAGTGGGAGGATGGAAGAAGCTGAGGAGTTCTTTGAGGCGATGCCGATGAAACCGGTTATCGCTTGTAATGCGATGATCGTTGGGTTGGGAGAGAGAGGGGAGATAGCGAAAGCGAGGAGGGTTTTAGATTCGATGAATGAGAGAGACGATGCTACTTGGAGGGGGATGATCAAAGCTTACGAGAGAAACGGTTTCGAATTGGAAGCTCTTGATTTGTTTGGCGTAATGCAGAGACAAGGAGTCAGACCGAGCTTTCCGTCTTTGATCAGTGTTCTTTCGGTCTGTGGATCCTTAGCGAGTCTTGAGTACGGTAGACAGGTCCATGCTCACTTGGTTAGATGTCGGTTTGATGTTGATGTGTACGTCGCCTCTGTTTTGATGACCATGTATGTGAAATGCGGGGAGCTTGTGAAGGCAAAGCTAGTGTTCGACAGGTTTCCTTCAAAGGACGTTATCATGTGGAACTCGATCATTTCTGGTTACGCTTCGCACGGTTTAGGAGAAGAAGCTCTGAAGGTTTTCCATGAGATGCCCTCGTCTGGCACAATGCCTAATAAAGTCACCATAATCGCGATTCTGACAGCGTGTAGCTATGCAGGGAAAGTGGAGGAAGGGGTTGAGATATTCGAATCGATGGAGTCGAGGTTTTGCGTTGCACCAAGCGTTGAGCATTACTCTTGCACCGTGGATATGCTTGGGCGTGCGGGGAGGATAGACGAAGCGATGAAGCTGATCGAAACTATGACAATAAAGCCAGACGCTACAGTTTGGGGAGCTCTGCTGGGAGCTTGTAGAACTCACTCGCGTCTTGATTTAGCTGAAGTTGCCGCGACGAAACTCTTCGAGATCGAGCCAGAGAACGCTGGTCCGTACGTTTTGTTGTCTAGTATAAACGCGTCTCGAGCTAACTGGGGAGATGTTGCAGAGATGAGGAAAGACATGAGGAACAAGAATGTGAGTAAGTTCCCTGGTTGCAGCTGGATCGAAGTAGACAAGAAAGTGCACACTTTCTTCCGTGGAGATATAAGAAACCATCCCGAGAAGACGTTGATATCGATGATGTTGGAGAAAACAGAGGGGTTATTGAGAGAAGCTGGCTATAGTCCTGACTGTAGCCACGTGTTGCATGATGTAGACGAGGAAGAGAAAATGGATAACTTGAGATTGCACAGCGAGAGGCTGGCAGTTGCTTATGGACTCTTGAAGCTACCGGAAGGAGTTCCCATTCGAGTCATCAAAAACCTTAGAGTCTGTGGAGATTGCCACGCCGCCATTAAACTGATTTCGAAAGTGATGGAGCGAGAGATCATTCTTAGAGATGCAAACAGATTCCATCATTTCAAGAAGGGAGTGTGTTCCTGTAAAGATTATTGGTGA